TAAACAAGAGACTCCTCTCCTgaagaactgatgaaagactataTTTAAATGGTGAAACTGACTGAATGTCACAGGTTTTGTCTCTATGTTGTTTGTAGGAAAGTGAACACTTgtggggggaggagaagggttttgaaagtttcattttattttttttttccttttctttttttttccttactgtgtgttaataaactatctgtttacttttaagttgagcctgttttgcctttttctcccaaaatcctatctcccagttggcaaacaaaatttggcaaatgtgaaaccacCACACCGCATTaaaccagtgctgctgtgcaggatTCATGTGGACATTGCCATGGactttcccaaaggaaaagcagggagagaGTCATATGGAGTACATATGGAGTCTATCTGGGCAGTGCcaaatttctggaaaataaaaaaaaaagagcagtacAAGTCCAGAGTGAACTTTTCCTGTCTCCTGTGTTTGATTTAGGTCCCGTAAGTTCATGgtggttttgctgtgtttgtccACTATCTCGTTCCCTCCAGACCAGAATCCATCGGGAGAGACAACGATGGTACCATTTGTGTAATGCTCTGCTTAAAATAACCAGAACAAAGAAGTGCTTTGAGTTCTGTGATAATAATTACCCAGACCTAAAAATAAGCAGACATTCTACCAGGCAGGGAGAAATAAGAGTGAGACAGGAATTGCTGGGAGACACCTGGCAAAGCTCTGCTCAAACCAGGTCATTGCTGGAGTTGTTGCCTGCAGGTTTCCCACCCTCTGACCACATTTACAGTGGCACCATCAGAACTTGCACATTGGATTTTTAAGCTAatatgggggggggggggggggaggaatTGCCTTATTCatacaaataaaaccaacaaaacctctcGGGACAAAAAAATAGCTCCTGGAATATTAGAGTAAAGGCAAGGAAAACTGTGATGGAGGCCAGGACTGAGGCTGCTCAGAAGGGAGCCCTGCTGGGGTGGAGAATGATCTTAGGGGGCTGTCAGGAATCTGTGACATTTAAATCCAtggctcagctgctgggctgtttAACTCCTACAAATTAGGTTGTAGTGGGATGAGAAATTCTAAGCATTTTGCAGCTCATTTGCAAGGATGAGCTTCTGCATTAGGGATTCAGGTGAAGAAGGCAAGGTCATTTGAGAAATTAGGTGAGACAGATTAAAAACCCCAATAGTTTTTACTCTTAATTCCAAAAAGTGGCAATGGATTGTGGCAGTGTGGCCACAGCTCAGTCCACAGGACACCCTGTGACAAGTCAATTTGTCTTGGCAGCACTTGGCATTCTTCATGCTGCCCATTCCTCCCAGGAAAATCACTTCCTGAGGGTTTCCAccttgctgctgcaggctgccagtGGAGTTTGCTGAACATTTCTTGCACTGCACTTTTCCCACTCACTGCTTACATTTCAGCTTATGCATCTTCAGGAGACTCTGAAGCTTCTGGAGAACTGGTGGCTACAAGTCTGGCTACAACCAGTAGCATCACCTGGAGTTTGGACTTCACCTTCCCgcacaaagcagctgcttctgGGATTTAAAGATTTTCTCTCACTAAGAATGAAGCAGCATCTTTAAAACCATCTTTAAAATCATCATTGGCATACAGTACAACTACTTTAAAGCTCTAGTTGCTTTTACTTATCTGGAACCCAGAAGGCTGGaattggaaatggaaaaaaaaaaatccccttttaaATGTGGTGTTGTCTTGAAACTGGATTGAGAAATGTGTAAGATCAAATGTATAAGATCTGCTCTAAGGTGTTGCTTCTCTGTTGTCCTGGTGCTGGATCCCACCTGTGAGGTTGGGAGAGGCAGCTCAGGacacacctgcagcaggagctggagagaatcacagaatcatggaattgttatggttgaaaagacctttgagaccatcgagtccaaccatcaacccagcccctgccccatGTTCATCACTAAATCATgccctcaagtgccacatccacatactttttgaacacttccaggggatggtgactccaccacttttctgggcagcctgttctaatGCTTCATAACCATTTCCATGAAAAACGTTTTCCTAATTCCTAATgtaaaccttccctggtgcaacttgaggccattccTTTTGTCCTGATGCTCAATAACCCATGGTACAACGATGGCTGGGAACATCATAAGAAATCTCTTTGTAATTCTTTTAAATCCTCACAATAAAGCATGAGCCATTTAATCCCATCattgggaaagaaattaataaaatatatgtttttccCCTGTGTGGAGATTGGGACACAGGGGTCACAGAAGTGGTGGAGAAGCCCAGTGCCAAGGGCCAGGACGGCAGAGCCTCAGTCAGCAAGTTTGTTATTGGATCaaaacagcagcactcagaCTGTAAACTTGAGTTCCAGTGGTCCATAAATAGATTTCCAAAACATGTCTGTTGTTCAACAAGGGGTTTATTtatatactgaaaaaataacaagactgaaaaaaaccaacccaaacccctTCTTGGCCAGCAGTGTGGACTGGACTGTactatgtgtgtgtgtgcctgtgtacACCAAATGAGATAGACCCTTCTGTGAAGTTCAGTtcaaaaaagtgtttaaaattaGTGTTTCCCTGCAGTGGGGTGGTGCTGGGAGAAGTTGGCTCTTGAACAGCCATCACAGTCCTACCTGGAACTGAGCCTGGAATAATGCCTGCTCGCTGGACCAAGGTCCTGCAGCATCATCCCTGCCTCCTTTCAGCTTATTATCTTCTAGCtgagttattttaatttttcttttttcaatgaGTAAAGATTTGGAAGAGAATCtaaaatgttgcagcattttcTGGAAAGTTTATTCCTACTTTGAggttaaaattttatttttgatggaTTAATTTGTTGGCAAACATCACCCGTTTGTACTCTTGGCAGCTTTGATGTGGTTTCTCTTGTGTTACTGACATCACTGATGGGAGTTAGATTTAAGGACAATAAACTGAATTTCTGATGTGTACTCAAGTGAGGGGCAATACTTGTTCACAATTCAACTCTCATTTCTGTAATGTTATTTTGTGCCCATGCTCTGTTGAAAGCTTAATGTTTCATGATTGGCTTGTTACTGGAAAAGAAGGGAATCTCGATACTCAATGGATTTTGTAGCACAAGATCACAGTGTGTGGTGAGACTTGGCTTAACCACCGATAACTTGTCATAAAGCTGTTTCTATCTTGGGACCAGACCCTGAAAgccaaaacaaagagaaaatagatttatttcattaaatgttcCTTTCAGTATTATCTTGGGAACATCAGCAAGAAGTAAAATATCTCCACTCACCTTAGGAATTGTTTTTCTCCCAAGTGTGTGTTGAGGCAGAGAAACCAGgatgtgtttctgtttctggggATGGGGTGAAGACACCTGTGAGCCGGACGGGCTGTTCCGAGGGCATCTTTGttcccaggcagggcagtgaggAGCTCCAGAAGATGTAGCCCttcctcccagcagcactgacttCACCTGCTCCCACCCCTTCTCCTTCCATCCCTCTGTCTCCATCCCACCGGGATTTTCCCCTGATCTCTATCCATCCATTTTGCTCATTCCCTCCACTCCTGCCCCCAGCCTCTTCCTTTCCTTATAGCTGTCTGTCCATCCTTATCTCCCATTTCTCTGTTCTTGTGCTTTTGTGTCTCCACAAATCCTGCTGCCCCGCCAGTGCTGATCTCAAGCCTCAGGGCCCTGCTCggctccccagctcctgtgctgacTCCGggcacattcccagctctccactgctgctcttggcCCTGCACAATGTGTCAGGAGCACTCGGAATAAACAAGGATTTTCATGTTTGCCAACTGCAGTGAGCTGTCCTTCACGGGCCAGAATGGCTTCAGACATGACAGTTGTTTATGTAGGCCGAGGTGCGGGGTCTGGGAAGGCGCTGGCTGCTGTCCATGCCTGCtcaggcagctgggagaggttTTCTGGGAAACAAGTGCTGCGTGTTGACAGGCACATCCTGAAGAAAGACTCCTTGCTCCTTCCCAAACATGGGCAGCAGGAACCATCTTCCAGGCTCTGTCCCGAGGAGAATGTGTGCCCTTTCAAGTAAGACAAAACaccctgaagcagcagcagacgTCTCTTGCTCTATTTtcagcccttccctcccagcGCTATTCCACTGCCTAAAATTAATGGaagttttctaaataaaatccCATAAAATAACAGGATCTGGCAGCTCGGTGTCCCTGTTGCCCAGCAGTTGGTGCCTTGTTTCTCTGGAGCATTTACTGCTCTTAATGTAAGTGCTCATCACCATGGCCGGAGGACTTgtctgaggagctgggaggaaacATTGCTGCTTAATCTTCCAACTTTTCCTTGTCTGGCCAGAAAACTAGGGTTCCATACTAATATTCCTCATGCATCAACACCATCCTTGCTTTTCTGTAGAGTTCTCTAGAGAATTATCTGCCTTGACTACAGATGGCCTGAGAGCAACAGAGACCAAACTTCATCCTTGCTTTACAATGGCGCCTTTtataggagagaaaaaaaaaaaaaaaaaaaaaaaaacccaaacaaaaaaccccaacattttcAGCTTTACCAGCTCTTCAAAAACAAGCAGAGAGGGTTGTGATCACCCTTTGGAGCCACAGTCATCAGTTTGGGATGTGGTTGTTATCGGcaattgatggagagacgggaagactgattcatgatcagaattcgattttactgaggttttcgaagtcttatataccatttcagtgaggttaataatttctactacaataattaggttagaagatcatacaggcaactcatgcattatacaacatctttatcgtagggggttgattgaatcttttccctcaaacaggttttaatcccatcttctcataagctcaaagttctgtttgtccttgccacagcatccttgtcaccagactagttatgctaattaagtctgtcttactctcagacttgtgtattcccacagtTGTATctcctggagctggaaaaaCAACTCAGAGACTGTCCTGCTGTGTGATGCTGAGAGGGTGTGAGGATGCGTGTGTGGCTAAGACAATCTAATTGTcagaatgattaaaaaaaataaagtaacttATCAGAGGATCAAAATGCTGATTCCTGTCCAACTCAGAGCTCTTGTTTTACATTGAAGATTGTACAGTTTAATGGTAGAGTGGGTAAAAGCCTAGTTTTCTCTAATTCCTTAATAATTTTGGGGCATCTCAAAGTGTGTTCTCACTAAGCAATGGATTTTGGACAAGTTAAGGTCCTGAGAGTAATAAAAAACTATTTGGATCTGAAATGTAGAGATTGTAGGAAATggttaattaaaaatgtaactgGTTCAGGGAAAAAAGTTTACTACCAGGTCATACTGACAGAAGAGTTTACAATTCCAAAGACCTTTCCCTTATTTTAGCCTTACAGAACAGTTCGTGGAGGAAGtgctcccttttttcccctctgagcTGTAAACCGCAACAGAGAAAAGCTtcccctgcttctcctgctgctgttagAGGCAGGCAAGTAAACCTCTTATCCAGAGCTTTGAGTCTgctgagaatatttttatacagcctctacacaaaatatttcctcGGGGCGCTATTAACTCCTCCAGTTTGATTTATTCATAGCCATGATGAAAATTAGCAATATCCTTGTGTTTCAGGGTGCTCACACAGCGAGTCCAGCGGGTCTTGCGCTGACGTGGTCGGAGGAATTACACTGGCTTCTCAGCAGGCAgcttccctgctggagctgagagCACATTTCCCTCTGTCGGGAGGGCAGGATCAGTccttttgtgctgctctgagctggatgCACCTCTCCCGAGCTCTCCTTGAACCTGCCAtggacagagcagctccagaccGAGTCAGGGAGTGCTTGAAGATTCCCTTTCGGATTTGCCAGGCTCTGttccccagccccacatccctcAGGGCAGCGCTCTCCTCAtactccctgctgctcctggctcgGCTGGGTGCCCGTGGGTGCGGGCCTGTGCAGGCCGGGGCACGGGCTCCATATTTGGCTCCGGGCTGGCTGTCCTTGACCCCAGCAGCTCCGGGTTTGCCTGTGGCCGTATATGGAGCGGTTGCTCCTGCAGAACTCAGCTCATTATGGTAAAGCCAGGCCTTTGTCTGGCTTTGCAGTGAAGGGGGTAAtttgaagaaagcaaatgtcccattaaactccatttttttattgtttgctaGGATGTGCATGGTTATAATCTCCTTCGTGGTGGTAAATTCAtgcagagggagagcagagcataGCAGAACATCTCTGTGTCATGAAGTCAGTAATTCATAATGACAGTAATAAAAACCTccttccctgtgcagagccagcaccGTGCTTGCCGCACAGATCCTGCTTTTCCCTTGGATGCTGTGTGAGTGCACAAGGATGGGTGGCATCAGGTGTGGGACCTCACTCAGCTTCCCTGACATGAGTTaggatggggatgtggggtCACAGCTCTCCAGAGACTGTACATGCCCTGCTGACACCCAGAACACAGTGGGAGAGGGGTTTGTGTGCAAAGAAGCATGAACCAAAAATGCTTGGTGAGGTCTTTTTTGTCACTGAGGTGGACAAACGTCTGGACTTCAAGAAGGAATGGGGGGTTCAGCCTGTGCTTCCAAGGGCACCAGGAAGCAGTTTGTACCTCAAATGTGCCTCCAGCAAACTCCACTGCACCTGAAAAAACAACATTCCTCTGAGTTAACTGTAAAATCTGGCCAGCACAAGGGCCCTGCTCACACCTCTGCTTTTGGGTGGGCACCTTTAAGCTACACAACACTCATATTTGTGTAGGGACAGCACCTGTTCAGTTTTGTAGCACCCAAGTCAAGGCTCAGCTCTGACTCTTTAGAAGATACTTTTTGATTCTAAGAATTTTCTTACCACTCCCACTTTCAACCTGGTTTGCATCCCCTGGTTTCTGCATTGAATCCCAGAATGgcatcaaaaattatttcactgattttgtttGCCTTATcgccctctctccctccttcctttgtGACAgattaaaaagcagcagcaagatgTGTTAGGCTTCTTGGAAGCCAACAAAATTGAATTTGAGGAGAAGGACATCGCAGCTAATGAGGAGAACCGGAAATGGATGCGGGAGAACGTCCCTGAGGACAGTCGGCCAGCGAGCGGGAACCCCCTGCCCCCCCGGCTCTTCAACGACAGCCGCTACCTCGGGGtaagggctgctgcagctctcctgtgctcATCCCAcccacctccagctctcctgtgctcatcctcatcacctccagctctcctgtgctcatcccactcctcttcctcactgccACCACCTGTGCTTCCCTGTGGTGAGCAGCAAGGCAGGGCTTGCCCAGCTGCAGTTGCCCAAACTGGGAAGGCTGTGGGAGATGTTAGACATTTCCCCCCATCTTGAGCTTTTAGTAATAATTGATTTTTGAATATTCTAGTCACACCAGAGGAGAGATTAAAATGTAGACCTCTTGATTTGTATCCTACCTTGCAGTacatttataattttcttttcctgtgtttttttcccatcttaTGGCTCTGAAAGTTCCCAggtttttaattctcattttccccATGATTGTGAACTAACACCTCACAGAAATCTGGCCCTTTTACACCAACCTTATGTTCTATAGCAAGTTCAGAGATGTGTTCTGCCCATGTGGGGTTTGCCAGCAGGTGTGAATCCCAGATCATATGAATTGATGCCTGCCATGATCATAAATCAGTTTTCTGATCCTTCTTGGatcagctctgtgtgctgcttgCACAAGGAAGGCTGCTGTGCTTCACTTACTCCAGGGCCTTGGACAGATTAAAACTTGTGTTGCAAACACAACCCTTACTGTAGTTATTTTAATGCTTGATCAAAAGTAAGCTGCCCTGCAGTACTTGTACCCAGCAGGCCATGCTTGAATGATTATTAGATTAACtgttagttttatttttaaaacttagtATCTTCTGAACAGAGCTCACAGTGTGCATTCCTCTGGTCCTTTTGAAGTCTGGTTCTGACCTGCACAGTCTGTAAGTCAAGACCTGCCAGTTCTGGACCTTTGTGAGACAAATCTGTGCCTcctgaaagaaattattctcaATGTGCCAagattttttcttgcttgtaaTAGAAGCAGAACTTGAAATAATATCCACGGTGAGCTGTTGTGCCACTTGGCTCTCAAAATTTTACTG
This sequence is a window from Sylvia atricapilla isolate bSylAtr1 chromosome W, bSylAtr1.pri, whole genome shotgun sequence. Protein-coding genes within it:
- the LOC136373462 gene encoding adapter SH3BGRL-like; amino-acid sequence: MVIKVYIASSSGSTAIKKQQQDVLGFLEANKIEFEEKDIAANEENRKWMRENVPEDSRPASGNPLPPRLFNDSRYLGDYNAFFEARENNAVYAFLGLTAPPGSKEAEALAKQQA